The Apium graveolens cultivar Ventura chromosome 3, ASM990537v1, whole genome shotgun sequence sequence TCCTCACTTCTCTAACACGCTATGATTACCAACGGGAAAAACCTAGTAAGTTGGCCAGCGTATGATTCCTAGATTGAAGAATCAACATTAATCCATCGAAAGATTATCATTTCACCACCTGTGATCTTTTTTTTGACAAACAAAACATAATCTAATgtgaaaaacaaaaagaaaacattCCATTAATAAAAGTACTCTCACGTGATTGTGTGATGCATGGCCAACCTCATAGGGTGGCAATCTCTCACCACCTCTCACTACATGCTACCAGTATCCAACCTGCAGTTTGATTTTTATTTTCTGGCCTTTTTTCGCTTAACAGGAGTAAAATAGATTAACATTAGAAGTAAAGTTTATACAAACTCATTTCAATTCATATTTGAGACATCTGGTAATTAAATTTACTATATGGACTTAAAACCACCAAATTCTAATTAACTTATAATTTGCATCATGTCATGAGATGCTTAAATATTGTTTCGTTGTTAATTTTGAACAAACCTAGAAACCGAAAATAGGTAGATATATTCCGAGTCATTATAAGCAACACATGCATGTTATAATTGAAGATTGAGCATATACAACTTGAGGTAGTGTTCCAATATTGGTGGGGCTACGGCTACTACTACTGCTACTTGGGGTGATAATTTGCTTTTCGAATAAACTGATGGAGGAGAGGAAAACCAGGTTGTTCCTCATCGTCTTTTGACTTTTTAAAACATTAGAGCAAATCCAATAATTTTCTAGTAAATatcttataaatataataaaatatgatattatttaaaataatatttatacacatcaatttcaacaacataTCCTAATATTTGTACcctattaatataataataatgtATTTGAAATATATTTAGAGGAAAAATAAATTATGAGAGAAGAGAGATAtgtaaaaataagagaaaaaaaaTTTTTATTGAGAAAAATAGAAACCAAGATACCCCATGCTTTGTTGTAGTGCCACATTTGTTACTACCATTTCAATTCAAAAAACCTCATGGCCAGAGTTGTTGTAGTACCACATGAATATTATAATATAAGACATTATTatcaaattaattatttatttaaaatatctCAAATTTTTATTTAAGACAATTTTTTAGATTACTCCTTGTATAATTTTAGTACTCTCAAAACTAGACTCTTTTCTTTTCATTGTATTTTCttagaaaaaattatttttttaattaatacaCACAATTTATAAGATTTGAAGTATCTTTCCCCATTCCACTCTGTGATACTCCAAGTAACTATTCATCTTAAATTAGAAGAACAAATAACTTTTAATGTAAATAGATGAGTAATTTTATAATTTGCGGTTCTTGATTAAAATTTTATAactataatattaaaatatactaCATACTCAAGTAACTTAAGCATTTATTTTTCtcataatatttaattttatacCGATCAATATCGATCACACAAATATTAATAATGTTTGAGAAATTATATTCTTAATACCATATGTAATTGTATAGAATTATTAAGTTATAGATTTTTAGTTTATTTAAGCCTCCACATCTGAAATTTTTTTGTTCCCCCAAGGCCTAAGGGTGCTTTTTCAATGCCTGAATCTTCTTATCATGTTTCTCAGCTTTTCATCAATTTTTGGAAAGGAGTTCCCCATAAATTTAGCATTGAATTTTAACAACTTCACTGAAGTAAACTGAAAGTTACAAATTTGGATGGATATGTAATTATTACTGAAAATTTCCACATATGTTACATTTATAAAAGTAAAGGCTCTTCTGTCCTATATTCATTTCTTAGAATGGAAAGACACCGCATAGCGGATGAATTTACTCATTACTCTTGTTATGAACATGAATAAGAACTATATTGATTCTAAAGTTCGGTTCTTAGTTTCTTGGTTTCTTTTAACAGAACCGCTAATAACTGGTCTGGAATGGCCTATAGACCTTGAGATCAGTAACAACTCCGGCAAATGAACCAGCAGCTGCGCAGATAGAGATAATTAGGCAAGCTACACTCAAGATCTGTAGTGAAATCCATCTACTGCTCCACTTTGGTATCTTCTTCTGAACTATGTACATTTCAACTGGGAAATAAACTGTGAGTGGCCAGAACCCGAATGCACCAAGAATGCCAACAACGTCGTTAAAGAATGGCATAAGCATTGATATGATTGTGGTAAGGATCACGAACAATGTCCTCCAAACCAAGCGGAAAAGGTTGAGCTTGTAAGGCTTGAAACCCCCGGGCAATGGAATATCGAATTCTTTGTTGATAAAATCGCTGTTGGGGAATATTCTTGCAGCATGTTTTTCTACAAAAGCGAATAAGGGTTGGCAGTAAACTTGGTATGCACCAACAAGGTGGACTACTATGGCTATGTTGGCAATGTCAAGAAGCCAAAAGGGGTTGTAAAATCCGAATCCGGTTAGGAGGTTTCCTGGAGCTAGGTCTCCAAATGCCGCATAGCCAAAACATCCACAGAGCATGTAAAAAATAGTTGTCACTACAACACTCAGTAGTGTAGCTCTCTTCATGGTCTTGGATTCTGAAGGTGGAGATTTAAGTGTGTTCTGTATTTACAAAAAATACGTGTTAATAAAAGTAAGATCACTGAAGCGAATATCATGTGAATCCTTATAATATTATTTGATCGGAATATGAACATAAGTTACCTGAATTTCAATAAGAATCAGAGAGTATGAATAGGCAAAAGCTATTGCTCCAAGTGCTTGGAAGCTCCTCCATATCTTTTGAGTTTGAGTTACAGTACCAATGCTAATCCCGGTGAGGCTTCCCCTAAATTTACCAGTTTCTGATAATTCGAACAAATAGAAAACTAGTTAGAACTACAGCAATACTCTTCACATTTTTGCAAATTGAAGTTTTATGTTAAATTAGTGAAATACCTGCAACTTTGGAAATTCCGAGTGCAAGACCTATTGATGAGTATGTAAAGGACATTATAGCAGCAACAATTGAAAGCCAGGAAATTTGATCAAAATCCGGGATTTGTGAGAATAGTATTTCCATGGCACCGAATGCAATCATATAAGGAGTGCTAGAAATTTCGCAAGGATCCTTAGCATCACTATCATGGAAACAATTCGATCTTTTGACCGCTCTGTTTTTCGATAAACCAAATAATAGTTAGTctaaaaatcaaaatttgaaGAACTAAAAAAGCGGgaattatttttagttctctttTTGTTGGTTTTTTATAGTTAGAAACTATACTCACGTCATGCTAATAGATGCCGCAATTGTGTAACCAACAGCAACCCCGAAGAGATTCATATATTGAATAGCACCACAGATTTTAACCTGGAAGCCGCCTGCAAAGGGAAGGAGAAATAACATGCAAATTAGAGACTGCACCCCCCTCAGTAAAAAAAAATTTGAAGTTGAAGTTTACTGTCCCCACAGTAAACTAGAAACTTACCAAGATTGGCTTGCACCGCCTCCATGTAAGTGTAGTTTCTTTTCCCAGTAAGAGAATCACCAGAACGATAACAAGCGGCCAACAGACAAGAAGTGTAGTAAGTGACAAAAGAGAACAAGAACAGAACAGTTGGACCGGCTATCCAACCAAGTTGCGCAGTGGCCCATGCCAAAGACAAAACTCCAGAACCAATCACAGCTGTTATTATGTGTGCACTTGCTGTCCAAACAGTACCTAAACATAACACATTCAAGAAGATTACACTCACATTATCAGGCCAGTAACAAAACCACTAAATTTTTCAGTAACTAGCTCCTGCTTTACAATTTGAACAAACTTTTCGTAATTCATACCTGTTCTTTTAAGACGACCATCATCATCAAAACACTTGGAACTGCCCTGCGGGGCGGTCATAGAAACCTCCATGCTCAGATTATTCGACGCAGATTTTTCAGACATATTTCGAGAAATGGAAAAAATAATACGAGAAGCAGGGGACTAAGTATCTAGTCCTAACAGCTTCTGACTTGTAGATTGAATTCGAAATGGAGTTGAAGGAGATTGAATTCAAGTATGGGAGTCTGAGTGTTGGAGTGGGATGCTTTTCAAGAGAAATGCACAAGGGGGTATAAATAGGTGCTGCGAAGGTTGACTACAAGTAAAACTTTAGTCCACGTGCttgaaaaataattaatgtatTGACGCGGTTGTCATGGATTGATTGCACATAGTGGACTTGTAACTGTTACTTTTTTGTAAAGGATCATCCTCTGTCCCCATATCTCATGTAGGTTTGATTTTCCGAAGATCTCTTATATATGCTGCACTTTATATTGATGACTACTTTCAAAAATATCAACTTTTCATGGTAAGTAGTATGATTTGTATGAAATCTGATACCTGCTCTTATTATAAGGCATTGGTGGTCATAGTCCAATTCCGAATCTATTGCATTCAAATCCTGTACACTTGCAACTTGCAAAGTAAAGTGTCTGCTGGGCCATGGACATTTATAGCAtaattttcttaaaataaaattttatatttttttctttaaaacttttaaaaatatttacaaaatttgGTTGATGTCTCCTCccaaaatttaatttttaaattcgaCCCTAATACTTACTACAAAAAATAGAGTAGAATCTCATCCTAAAATTTAGTTATTGAGaacttatttattatttttttgacGTAAGGTCTCACTAAAATTTTCAAGTAAACACTCAAATGATTTATAAAGGAAACATGTCTTCATATTCATATAATGTGTATTTTCCGGTAAGGTCACCTAAAATTCAAGTAATTGTACACATGTTTATTTACACTAAGATTTAAACATCTAATTGTTTTAGTAATAAAAGAAGAGGAATATTGGTTGAATTTGCGCTCAAAATTCATGTTTAAATTGATTAGCTAATTAGATTTCATGTTTACAGTATTGTTTAAGTTGAATCCTTTGTAATATGCGATGAGTATATAGAGAGATATAGCCTGGGGTAGCAAATGTTTAAATATTCACAAATATCAACACGAAAATAACACGTAGTGGCGGGGTGTGTGCCAAGTTGTCAACGAAATGTCGAGTAGAAAGTATGATAAGGAAATGTCCAAGGTAGGGACTTGTATGCTATGCTAACGCACTGAGTTACAAACTATATCAGTTAGTCTACCTTTCTCTGCATATTTACTACCATTGTTTCTTTATCTTTAACCCTCCTATCACTTTCTCCCTATATACCTCATTCTGCTACCCACATTTACAACTGTAAAGGATAAATATACTATTTTTACACTTCTTCGATTAACATTATGAGCGTCCCTCTAAATATCTACTTTTTAGGCAGCTATAATCTACAACATCACCTCCAAGGTGAACTGCATACACCAATAATTTATATTGCTGTAATTATTATTTGTTCTTGGATGGTAGAAGTTAATCAGTAATA is a genomic window containing:
- the LOC141712259 gene encoding amino acid permease 3-like, which gives rise to MSEKSASNNLSMEVSMTAPQGSSKCFDDDGRLKRTGTVWTASAHIITAVIGSGVLSLAWATAQLGWIAGPTVLFLFSFVTYYTSCLLAACYRSGDSLTGKRNYTYMEAVQANLGGFQVKICGAIQYMNLFGVAVGYTIAASISMTAVKRSNCFHDSDAKDPCEISSTPYMIAFGAMEILFSQIPDFDQISWLSIVAAIMSFTYSSIGLALGISKVAETGKFRGSLTGISIGTVTQTQKIWRSFQALGAIAFAYSYSLILIEIQNTLKSPPSESKTMKRATLLSVVVTTIFYMLCGCFGYAAFGDLAPGNLLTGFGFYNPFWLLDIANIAIVVHLVGAYQVYCQPLFAFVEKHAARIFPNSDFINKEFDIPLPGGFKPYKLNLFRLVWRTLFVILTTIISMLMPFFNDVVGILGAFGFWPLTVYFPVEMYIVQKKIPKWSSRWISLQILSVACLIISICAAAGSFAGVVTDLKVYRPFQTSY